The following are from one region of the Litorilinea aerophila genome:
- a CDS encoding LVIVD repeat-containing protein, translating into MGRKPFIALLSLIALLAWGAAPSIFGNGVPLSPDRAQAAALVQQAQNVELVGHIGGSALAVAVQGNYIYAGIGPELAVMEFSGSGNLSRVGYVVLPDSVSNVAVSGNYVYVAAEGGGLRIIDISNPANPIEVGSYDTPGDAEGVAVAGDYAYVVVRDKGLRIINISNPANPTEVSSYDLSGDVHNVAVAGSYVYVPAGYSGLRIINVSNPVNPTEVGTYKTQEYAFDVAVAGSYAYVTEISGGFGPTAKSLIIIDVSNPANPIEVSSYDEGWGADDVEVVGDYAYVTEGNLRIIDISNPANPTEVGSYDTPGHAFDVAVADFHAYMADGNKGLRIIDISKPSSPIEVGAYEIPEYVSDVAVAGAHAYVAGVDTGLFIIDVSNPANPNQISFYNTPGVAFNVAVAGSYAYVAVRDAGLRIINIASPISPTEVGAYERSVQEVVVAGHYAYIADGDLRIIDISNPASPTEVGSYNTPGTAVDIAVADSYAYVADGGLRIIDISTPSNPIEVGSYNIQGSVNAIAVAGPYAYVADGPNGLRIIDISNPANPTQVGFYDTRGEENVEYDFQDVAIVGSYAYLASEAAGLRIIDVSNPANPTEVGFYDTPWAASVVAIAGPYAYVADGYGGLFILRFEESTPPLSDGNGDGIPDDQQPHVETLVSTTGHPITLAGPEDVTLSNVQSISPTVTPPPGVELPQGLLTFQVQGLNPGSAVTLTLTIHTGPVASGYWKYGPTADNPADHWYPFDYDPTTNAGAQINGNLITLHLVDGGRGDGDLAANGVITDPGGPGTRSEGNTLYLPFIQR; encoded by the coding sequence ATGGGAAGAAAACCGTTCATTGCCCTGCTCTCGCTTATCGCCCTCCTGGCCTGGGGCGCGGCTCCGTCCATCTTCGGGAACGGCGTGCCCCTGTCCCCGGACCGCGCCCAGGCCGCCGCCCTGGTGCAGCAGGCCCAGAATGTGGAACTGGTTGGACACATCGGGGGCTCTGCTCTGGCCGTAGCTGTCCAGGGAAATTACATTTACGCGGGCATTGGCCCTGAGTTAGCCGTGATGGAGTTCAGCGGGTCGGGCAATCTGTCCCGGGTGGGGTATGTGGTGCTACCGGATTCTGTGTCTAACGTGGCTGTTTCGGGCAACTACGTCTATGTCGCAGCCGAAGGGGGAGGTCTGCGTATCATCGATATCTCCAACCCGGCCAATCCGATCGAGGTAGGCTCCTATGACACCCCCGGGGATGCTGAGGGGGTCGCAGTCGCCGGTGATTACGCCTATGTGGTGGTTCGGGATAAAGGTCTGCGTATCATCAACATCTCTAATCCGGCCAATCCAACTGAAGTGAGCTCCTACGACTTGTCGGGAGATGTCCATAACGTCGCGGTTGCGGGTTCCTATGTCTACGTGCCAGCAGGATATAGCGGTCTGCGTATCATTAACGTCTCCAACCCTGTCAACCCCACTGAAGTGGGCACCTATAAGACACAAGAATATGCCTTTGACGTCGCCGTAGCCGGCTCTTACGCCTATGTAACGGAAATATCAGGGGGATTTGGCCCGACGGCCAAAAGTCTGATCATCATCGACGTCTCCAATCCCGCTAACCCGATCGAGGTGAGCTCCTACGACGAAGGGTGGGGAGCCGACGACGTGGAAGTCGTTGGTGACTACGCCTATGTGACAGAAGGGAATCTGCGTATCATCGATATTTCCAACCCCGCTAACCCAACCGAGGTAGGCTCCTATGACACGCCGGGGCATGCCTTTGATGTCGCAGTCGCTGATTTTCATGCCTATATGGCAGATGGGAATAAGGGCTTGCGCATCATCGACATCTCCAAGCCCAGTAGTCCAATCGAAGTGGGTGCCTATGAGATACCAGAGTATGTCTCCGACGTTGCAGTTGCCGGCGCTCATGCTTATGTAGCAGGGGTAGATACAGGCTTGTTCATCATCGACGTATCTAACCCTGCAAACCCCAACCAGATTAGCTTCTATAATACGCCGGGAGTTGCCTTCAATGTCGCAGTTGCCGGCTCTTACGCTTATGTGGCAGTTAGAGATGCAGGATTACGCATTATCAATATCGCCAGCCCGATCAGCCCAACCGAAGTGGGTGCCTACGAGAGGTCTGTCCAAGAGGTCGTAGTAGCGGGTCATTACGCTTACATAGCGGATGGAGATTTGCGTATCATCGACATTTCTAACCCCGCTAGCCCAACCGAGGTAGGTTCCTACAACACACCGGGGACGGCCGTAGACATCGCAGTCGCCGACTCCTATGCCTACGTGGCGGATGGAGGTCTACGTATTATTGACATCTCCACCCCCAGTAATCCAATCGAAGTGGGCTCCTACAATATACAGGGATCTGTCAATGCCATCGCAGTAGCCGGTCCCTACGCCTACGTGGCGGATGGCCCTAATGGCTTGCGCATCATTGACATCTCAAATCCCGCCAACCCGACCCAGGTAGGTTTCTATGACACACGGGGCGAAGAGAATGTGGAGTATGACTTCCAAGACGTCGCAATCGTTGGCTCCTACGCCTACCTGGCAAGCGAGGCAGCAGGCCTCCGCATCATCGACGTCTCCAACCCGGCCAACCCAACTGAGGTGGGATTCTATGATACGCCGTGGGCTGCCTCCGTCGTCGCAATCGCCGGCCCTTATGCCTACGTGGCAGATGGATACGGGGGTCTGTTTATCTTACGTTTTGAGGAGTCCACGCCGCCCCTGAGCGACGGCAATGGGGACGGCATCCCCGACGACCAACAACCCCACGTGGAGACGCTGGTCAGCACCACCGGCCACCCCATCACCCTGGCCGGGCCCGAGGACGTCACCCTCTCGAATGTACAATCCATCTCGCCTACGGTCACTCCTCCGCCCGGGGTGGAATTGCCCCAGGGCCTGTTGACCTTCCAGGTGCAAGGCCTGAACCCGGGCAGTGCCGTCACCTTGACCCTCACCATCCACACCGGCCCTGTGGCCTCCGGCTACTGGAAGTACGGGCCTACAGCCGATAACCCAGCCGACCACTGGTATCCCTTTGACTACGACCCCACCACCAACGCGGGCGCCCAGATAAACGGCAACCTCATTACCCTCCATCTGGTGGACGGTGGACGGGGCGATGGTGACCTCGCCGCCAACGGAGTCATCACCGATCCCGGAGGCCCGGGCACTCGGTCAGAAGGCAACACCCTGTACCTGCCTTTCATTCAGCGATGA
- a CDS encoding Vgb family protein, producing MLRTILAGLAALWLVGCTAVTPAAAPTPFASTPVTETVTPTAPASIPDASQLTLQEYPVPRGSHPHDVAPAPDGTVWYTAQASGELGRLDPTTGETHHIPLGTGSAPHGVIVGPDGAAWVTDGGLNAIVRVDPETEAVAVFPLPPDSGYANLNTAAFDADGILWFTGQSGIYGRLDPATGTVQVFDAPRGRGPYGITATPDGAIYYASLAGSHIARIDLNTFEAVVLEPPTPGQGARRIWSDSVGRLWVSEWNAGQLAMYDPARDAWREWPLPGDRPRPYAVYVDEHDAVWLSDFGSNALVRFDPSQERFDVFPLPSSPANVRQLLGRPGEVWGAESGVDQLVVVREP from the coding sequence ATGCTGCGCACAATACTGGCCGGCTTAGCTGCCCTCTGGCTCGTCGGCTGCACAGCGGTCACACCCGCGGCCGCGCCCACCCCCTTCGCGTCCACACCCGTAACGGAGACGGTCACGCCAACGGCTCCAGCCTCCATCCCCGACGCCAGTCAACTCACCCTGCAGGAGTACCCGGTCCCCCGGGGATCCCATCCCCACGACGTGGCCCCGGCACCCGATGGAACCGTCTGGTACACGGCCCAGGCCAGCGGCGAGCTGGGTCGGCTGGATCCTACCACCGGTGAGACCCATCACATTCCCCTGGGTACGGGCTCGGCTCCCCACGGCGTCATCGTCGGCCCAGACGGCGCGGCCTGGGTCACCGACGGTGGTTTGAACGCCATCGTCCGGGTAGACCCAGAGACAGAGGCGGTGGCAGTCTTCCCCCTGCCGCCGGACAGTGGCTATGCCAACCTCAACACGGCCGCCTTTGACGCCGACGGCATCCTCTGGTTCACCGGCCAGAGCGGCATCTACGGCCGCCTCGACCCGGCCACGGGCACGGTGCAGGTCTTCGATGCACCGCGCGGGCGTGGCCCCTACGGCATCACAGCCACGCCGGACGGCGCCATCTACTACGCTTCCCTGGCCGGCAGTCACATCGCCCGCATCGATCTCAACACCTTCGAAGCCGTGGTCCTGGAGCCGCCCACCCCTGGCCAGGGCGCACGACGCATCTGGTCCGACTCTGTTGGCCGCCTCTGGGTGAGCGAGTGGAACGCAGGCCAGCTGGCCATGTATGACCCGGCCCGTGATGCGTGGCGGGAATGGCCCCTGCCCGGCGACAGGCCCCGGCCCTACGCCGTATACGTGGATGAGCACGACGCGGTCTGGCTGAGCGACTTCGGATCCAATGCGCTGGTGCGCTTCGACCCCTCCCAGGAGCGTTTCGACGTCTTTCCCCTGCCCAGCTCACCGGCCAACGTGCGCCAGCTCCTGGGCCGCCCTGGGGAGGTTTGGGGCGCAGAGTCGGGCGTGGATCAGCTGGTGGTGGTGCGGGAGCCGTAA
- a CDS encoding restriction endonuclease — protein sequence MQSVPTFDEYMNPILKALHELGGSATNQEIFEKVSEDMGLTDELLSIPHNPERGNQTEVAYRMAWARTYLKQAGYIENSERGVWALTPQGRQTESVDPRRVVSLVRSQYVAKQSRSLSSAEQGESGEPPDLEDETSSDAWRSQLMSVLSRMMPDSFERLAQRLLRECGFVEVDVTGRTGDGGIDGRGILRVQNLVSFQVLFQCKRWAGTVGAKEIRDFRGAMVGRTDKGLFITTGSFSRDAQKEATRDGAPPIDLIDGEQLLDLLKNLELGVQRKVVEKIIIDEEWFQSI from the coding sequence ATGCAGTCTGTTCCCACCTTTGATGAATATATGAACCCTATTTTGAAGGCGCTGCACGAACTCGGTGGCTCGGCAACCAACCAGGAAATTTTTGAAAAAGTCAGCGAGGACATGGGACTCACCGATGAGCTGCTGTCTATTCCCCATAATCCAGAACGGGGAAACCAAACGGAAGTTGCCTACCGGATGGCCTGGGCCCGGACCTATCTGAAGCAGGCAGGATACATCGAGAACAGTGAGAGGGGGGTGTGGGCACTTACCCCGCAAGGTCGACAGACGGAATCTGTCGACCCGCGACGCGTCGTATCTCTGGTCCGCAGCCAATATGTGGCCAAACAATCCCGCTCCTTGAGCTCGGCAGAACAAGGAGAAAGTGGTGAGCCGCCCGATCTGGAAGATGAAACTTCGTCCGATGCATGGCGAAGCCAATTAATGTCCGTGCTATCAAGAATGATGCCAGATTCATTTGAACGGCTTGCCCAACGACTCCTACGCGAATGTGGCTTTGTAGAAGTGGATGTAACCGGCCGGACAGGGGATGGAGGCATCGATGGGCGGGGCATTCTTCGAGTACAGAATCTGGTGAGCTTTCAAGTTTTATTTCAATGCAAACGCTGGGCGGGAACTGTCGGAGCCAAGGAAATCAGGGATTTTCGCGGCGCAATGGTCGGGCGCACGGACAAAGGCCTCTTCATCACCACAGGATCATTTTCCCGTGACGCCCAGAAGGAAGCGACGCGGGACGGCGCGCCTCCCATTGACCTGATCGACGGCGAACAATTGCTCGACCTGCTGAAAAATCTTGAGCTCGGTGTCCAGAGAAAAGTGGTTGAAAAAATAATCATTGATGAAGAGTGGTTTCAATCTATTTGA
- a CDS encoding class I fructose-bisphosphate aldolase produces MFPKAELEATARALVAPGKGILAADESTGTIKKRFDTIHLESTPETRRAYRELLFTTDGVEEFISGVILYDETIRQQAQDGTPLPQVLSRRGIIPGIKVDKGAKDLAGFPGEKVTEGLDGLRERLAEYRELGARFAKWRAVIDIGDGIPTRTCIMANAHALARYAALCQEAGLVPIVEPEVLMDGSHDIERCAEVTEATLRAVFGELYEARVYLEGTLLKPNMVIAGKKCPRQASTQEVAEATVRILRRAVPAAVPGIVFLSGGQSPVQATENLNAMNAMGSHPWELSFSYGRALQEPVLQAWRGDPANVAAAQQAFYHRARCNSAARYGKYTPAMEEAAAPVA; encoded by the coding sequence ATGTTCCCCAAAGCTGAACTGGAAGCGACAGCCCGGGCGCTGGTGGCGCCGGGCAAGGGTATCCTCGCCGCAGACGAGAGCACCGGGACCATCAAGAAGCGTTTCGACACCATCCACCTGGAATCTACCCCGGAGACCCGCCGGGCCTACCGGGAGCTGCTCTTTACCACCGACGGCGTGGAGGAGTTCATCAGCGGCGTCATCCTGTACGACGAGACCATCCGCCAGCAGGCCCAGGACGGCACGCCTTTGCCCCAGGTCCTGAGCCGGCGGGGCATTATCCCCGGCATCAAGGTGGACAAGGGCGCCAAGGACCTGGCCGGCTTCCCCGGCGAAAAGGTGACGGAAGGGCTGGACGGCCTGCGGGAGCGCCTGGCCGAATATCGCGAGCTGGGTGCCCGTTTCGCCAAGTGGCGCGCGGTTATTGACATCGGCGACGGCATTCCCACCCGCACCTGCATCATGGCCAACGCCCACGCCCTGGCCCGCTACGCCGCCCTCTGCCAGGAGGCCGGGCTGGTGCCCATCGTGGAGCCGGAAGTGCTCATGGACGGCAGCCACGACATAGAGCGCTGTGCCGAGGTGACCGAGGCAACCCTGCGGGCCGTCTTCGGCGAGCTGTACGAGGCCCGGGTCTACCTGGAGGGGACGCTGCTCAAGCCCAACATGGTCATCGCCGGCAAGAAGTGCCCCCGCCAGGCCTCCACCCAGGAGGTGGCCGAGGCCACGGTGCGCATCCTCCGGCGGGCCGTCCCCGCAGCCGTGCCGGGTATCGTCTTCCTCTCCGGCGGACAGAGCCCGGTGCAGGCCACGGAAAACCTCAACGCCATGAACGCCATGGGCAGCCATCCCTGGGAGCTGAGCTTCTCCTATGGGCGAGCCCTCCAGGAGCCGGTGCTGCAGGCCTGGCGGGGAGATCCGGCCAACGTGGCTGCCGCCCAGCAGGCCTTCTACCACCGGGCCCGCTGTAACAGCGCCGCCCGCTACGGCAAGTACACGCCGGCCATGGAGGAGGCAGCTGCCCCGGTGGCGTAA